Proteins encoded by one window of Superficieibacter sp. HKU1:
- a CDS encoding NUDIX hydrolase, protein MTMEIKTLSTEEIYRNKWMALREDRILRADGSQGIYSVIEKPDFVVILPVEDDAIFVVEQFRYPLRERTIELPQGSWEHTLTATPEQVAAGELREETGLVAGKMIRVGYQKLAQGYSQQGYHIYLATELTHHAPSLDPEEYGLTARKIKTDDFMQLILDGKVTDATSVTAFLLAKARGLIA, encoded by the coding sequence ATGACAATGGAAATAAAAACGCTCTCGACTGAAGAGATCTACCGTAATAAATGGATGGCGCTGCGCGAAGATCGCATTCTCCGGGCGGACGGCAGTCAGGGGATTTACTCGGTTATCGAAAAGCCGGATTTTGTGGTGATCCTGCCGGTCGAAGATGATGCGATCTTCGTAGTGGAGCAATTTCGCTATCCGCTGAGAGAGCGAACGATTGAGCTTCCGCAGGGCTCCTGGGAGCATACGTTAACCGCCACGCCTGAACAGGTTGCCGCCGGTGAGCTGCGCGAAGAAACCGGATTAGTCGCCGGGAAGATGATCCGCGTCGGCTATCAAAAGCTGGCGCAGGGCTATTCGCAGCAGGGCTATCATATTTATCTGGCAACCGAATTAACCCATCATGCGCCGTCGCTCGATCCCGAAGAGTACGGTCTCACCGCCCGCAAAATCAAAACAGACGATTTTATGCAGTTGATCCTTGATGGCAAAGTCACCGATGCCACGTCGGTTACGGCTTTTCTTCTGGCAAAGGCCAGGGGATTGATTGCTTAG
- the tyrP gene encoding tyrosine transporter TyrP, which translates to MRNRALGSILIVAGTTIGAGMLAMPLAAAGTGFGVTLGLLFGLWALMCYTALLLLEVYQHVAADTGLGSLAQRYLGRYGQWLTGFSMLFLMYALTAAYVSGAGELLSSSLNDWLSLTLPPAIGVLLFTLVGGAVVCIGTSLVDLFNRFLFTAKTIFLVVMLALLLSHIHQVNLLTLPLEKGLALSAIPVIFTSFGFHGSVPSIVSYMNGDIKKLRRVFMVGSFIPLVAYIFWQLATLGSIGSPAFAALLATHAGLNGLLQAIREVVASPHVELAVHLFADLALATSFLGVALGLFDYLADLFQRKNSPLGRLQTGLLTFLPPLAFALFYPRGFVLALGYAGVALAVLALIIPSLLAMQSRKRYPQSGYRVAGGQAVLWLVLGCGVAIIAVQFSIVAGWLPAVS; encoded by the coding sequence GTGAGAAACCGCGCTCTGGGAAGTATTTTAATCGTTGCGGGCACCACCATTGGTGCAGGAATGCTGGCGATGCCGCTGGCGGCGGCAGGCACCGGTTTTGGTGTAACGCTGGGGTTACTCTTCGGATTATGGGCGCTGATGTGTTATACCGCGCTGCTGCTGCTGGAGGTCTATCAGCACGTTGCCGCCGATACCGGGCTTGGCTCACTGGCTCAGCGCTATCTTGGCCGCTATGGTCAGTGGCTGACCGGTTTTAGTATGCTGTTTTTAATGTATGCCCTGACGGCCGCCTACGTCAGCGGCGCAGGCGAATTGCTGTCGTCGAGCCTTAATGACTGGCTGTCCCTCACCCTGCCTCCCGCCATCGGCGTACTGCTGTTTACCCTGGTCGGCGGCGCGGTGGTGTGTATCGGGACATCACTCGTCGATCTCTTTAACCGCTTTCTGTTCACCGCAAAAACGATTTTCCTGGTGGTGATGCTGGCGCTGCTGTTGTCGCATATTCATCAGGTCAACCTGCTCACCCTGCCGCTGGAAAAAGGGCTGGCGCTGTCGGCGATCCCGGTCATTTTTACGTCGTTCGGCTTTCACGGCAGCGTGCCGAGCATCGTGAGTTACATGAATGGCGATATTAAAAAACTGCGGCGGGTCTTTATGGTCGGCAGTTTTATTCCGCTGGTAGCGTATATTTTCTGGCAGCTGGCGACGCTCGGCAGTATTGGCTCTCCCGCGTTTGCGGCCCTGCTGGCGACCCATGCGGGTCTCAACGGATTATTGCAGGCGATCCGTGAAGTAGTTGCGTCACCGCACGTCGAACTGGCGGTACATCTGTTTGCCGATCTGGCGCTGGCAACCTCTTTTCTTGGGGTGGCGCTGGGACTATTTGACTATCTGGCCGATCTTTTTCAGCGTAAAAATAGCCCGCTGGGGCGTCTGCAAACCGGTTTACTGACCTTCCTGCCCCCGCTGGCGTTTGCGCTGTTTTATCCGCGCGGATTTGTGCTGGCACTGGGTTATGCTGGCGTCGCGCTGGCGGTGCTGGCGTTGATCATCCCTTCCCTGCTGGCGATGCAAAGCCGTAAACGCTATCCGCAAAGCGGCTATCGTGTCGCGGGCGGCCAGGCGGTATTGTGGCTGGTCCTGGGCTGCGGCGTGGCAATCATCGCGGTGCAGTTTTCGATAGTTGCAGGCTGGCTGCCTGCGGTAAGCTGA
- a CDS encoding DUF2300 domain-containing protein: MRLAQAIWLLCFLPLLATAEGSSLRLAIREAEGDRLYTLTEAGISHASALPEETLSPLGSVWKLYVYAWLEDTHQVEQPYQCTGGDPEEVYCCHPGESITRDTALVRSCGLYFAPSRLHIDESAWDGYWQQHNAPPWVGSLSSLGPQTQVSVKTLLDSLAILPAQQKARNVLLDVLLDNTKDGVAAQLGGRLRVKTWSWFAGDKAHSREGGFAGWLTDGTPVWAGGSGTSKTVLMRYATVLNQLLPVPSGGTSGQCVQVDMFARYPVQSVINENTGQNVTAGPLFGRYRVTFTNGNHSTLVSDGETLLLAKKGTLHLEAHLGLEEYVARVLDREAASTPLEAAKAMTIVIRTWLLQNAQREGECLSISDSSASQRVSPSPASRAAREVTAWTQDIILAGGPVNYHRDRAAAGLLSWQNARQQAEQGQRFDAILSAAFPYASLSRRDDPHSTCLPMPEAKRWLIAKREQWRRQLDLEPGYSEPSKFAVCKLVSGFPFTDRQQKRLYIRNFFTLQDRLDVTHEYLHLAFDGYPSGLDESYVENLARHLLMD, translated from the coding sequence GTGAGGCTGGCACAGGCGATATGGCTACTTTGTTTCCTCCCCCTGCTGGCAACGGCAGAGGGATCGTCTCTGCGTCTGGCGATTCGTGAGGCGGAGGGCGACCGGCTCTATACGTTAACCGAGGCGGGAATAAGCCATGCCTCGGCGCTGCCGGAAGAGACGCTTTCTCCACTGGGTAGCGTATGGAAACTGTATGTTTACGCCTGGCTGGAGGATACCCACCAGGTGGAGCAGCCTTATCAGTGTACGGGGGGCGATCCCGAGGAAGTGTACTGTTGCCATCCCGGAGAAAGCATCACCCGTGATACGGCACTGGTTCGCTCGTGTGGGCTTTATTTTGCTCCCTCGCGGTTACATATTGATGAAAGCGCATGGGATGGATACTGGCAACAGCACAATGCGCCGCCATGGGTGGGCTCGCTGTCCTCACTCGGCCCGCAAACGCAGGTCAGCGTTAAAACGCTGCTCGACTCATTAGCCATATTGCCCGCGCAGCAAAAAGCCCGGAACGTATTGCTGGATGTGCTCCTGGATAACACCAAAGACGGAGTGGCCGCACAGCTTGGCGGACGGCTGCGGGTAAAAACCTGGAGCTGGTTTGCCGGTGACAAAGCGCATTCCCGTGAAGGAGGATTCGCTGGCTGGTTGACGGACGGTACGCCAGTGTGGGCTGGCGGTAGCGGCACCAGCAAAACGGTCTTGATGCGCTATGCCACCGTTCTTAATCAACTGCTGCCCGTGCCGTCAGGCGGCACCAGTGGACAGTGTGTGCAGGTGGATATGTTTGCCCGCTACCCGGTGCAGTCGGTAATCAACGAAAACACTGGTCAGAACGTTACCGCCGGTCCATTGTTTGGTCGCTACCGGGTGACATTCACCAATGGCAATCATAGTACCCTGGTGAGCGACGGCGAAACCCTGCTTCTGGCAAAAAAAGGAACGTTGCATCTTGAGGCCCACCTCGGCCTTGAAGAGTACGTTGCCAGAGTACTGGATCGCGAAGCGGCAAGCACGCCGCTGGAAGCGGCGAAAGCAATGACCATTGTCATCCGCACGTGGCTATTGCAAAACGCGCAGCGTGAGGGAGAGTGTCTGAGCATCAGCGACAGTAGCGCCAGCCAGCGCGTTTCGCCTTCGCCTGCCAGCCGTGCGGCGCGTGAGGTCACGGCCTGGACGCAGGATATAATCCTGGCGGGCGGGCCGGTCAATTATCACCGGGATCGTGCCGCTGCCGGATTACTCTCATGGCAAAACGCGCGTCAACAGGCAGAGCAGGGACAGCGCTTTGACGCGATCCTCTCTGCAGCCTTTCCTTACGCCAGTCTGAGCCGCCGGGACGATCCCCACTCCACCTGTCTGCCGATGCCGGAGGCAAAACGCTGGCTGATTGCGAAAAGGGAGCAGTGGCGCAGGCAACTGGACCTGGAGCCTGGCTACAGCGAGCCGTCAAAATTTGCGGTTTGCAAACTGGTTTCAGGTTTTCCGTTTACCGACAGGCAGCAAAAGCGTCTGTATATCCGCAATTTTTTTACGCTACAGGACAGGCTGGATGTCACGCATGAGTACCTGCATCTGGCTTTCGACGGTTATCCCTCGGGGCTGGATGAGTCTTATGTGGAAAACCTGGCCCGTCATTTATTAATGGACTAA
- a CDS encoding DUF2135 domain-containing protein codes for MSRILFPLLFISLPALADSAGGQEVQIDAPLSGWRAAEGDNAAFSQSVNYPASTVNMASDQNISAQIRGQIKNFSPTGKKAPGRLVVNGVSMPQRFEDDGSFARPYIFPEGSNSIEVVSPDGKSRNRMQFYSTPGAGAIRARLRLVLSWDTDNTDLDMHVVTPDGEHAWYGNPVLNNGGALDIDVTTGYGPEIFAMPAPVKGRYLVYINYYGGRSETELTTAQLTIISDEGSASEKQETFIVPMRKAGELTLVKSFNW; via the coding sequence GTGTCTCGTATTTTATTTCCGTTGTTATTTATCTCACTCCCGGCGCTGGCGGACAGCGCGGGAGGTCAGGAGGTACAGATCGACGCACCGCTGTCCGGGTGGCGTGCGGCGGAAGGCGACAATGCGGCATTTTCGCAGTCGGTGAACTACCCGGCGTCAACGGTGAATATGGCCAGCGATCAAAATATCTCCGCGCAAATTCGCGGGCAGATCAAAAATTTCTCACCAACGGGTAAAAAAGCACCCGGCAGGCTGGTGGTCAACGGCGTCAGCATGCCGCAGCGTTTTGAAGATGACGGCTCCTTTGCGCGCCCTTATATTTTCCCGGAAGGCAGTAACAGTATTGAAGTCGTCAGCCCTGACGGTAAGAGCCGTAACCGCATGCAGTTTTACTCAACGCCGGGCGCCGGCGCAATCCGTGCCCGTTTGCGGCTGGTTCTGTCGTGGGATACCGATAACACCGATTTAGACATGCACGTGGTGACGCCGGACGGTGAACATGCCTGGTATGGCAATCCCGTGCTGAATAATGGCGGCGCGCTGGATATTGATGTGACAACCGGCTACGGCCCGGAGATTTTTGCAATGCCTGCGCCCGTCAAGGGGCGTTATCTGGTGTATATCAATTACTACGGTGGCCGTAGCGAGACGGAACTGACCACCGCCCAATTAACCATTATCAGTGATGAAGGCTCTGCCAGTGAAAAGCAGGAAACCTTCATCGTCCCTATGCGCAAAGCCGGAGAACTGACGCTGGTGAAAAGTTTTAACTGGTAA
- a CDS encoding YecA family protein: MNTGPLNETELEWLDDVLVKYGTDDGVLDVSELDGLLTAVLSAPHEIEPTDWLLAIWGGAQNVPAWESEREMERFMALCFQHMADIAERLEHYPEQFEPVFGTREIEGSEFTIVEEWCFGYMRGVALADWSSLPETLRPELDAIALHGLEANFDKLDTLTPQERDRSIDKLEPAALNLFAYWSTHQIPAPATPVQQPLRAEKTVGRNDPCPCGSGKKFKQCCLH; this comes from the coding sequence ATGAATACCGGACCACTGAACGAAACTGAGCTGGAGTGGCTCGATGATGTGCTGGTGAAATATGGCACTGACGACGGCGTTCTTGACGTCTCTGAACTGGATGGACTGCTCACCGCCGTGCTCTCTGCGCCGCATGAGATTGAGCCGACCGACTGGCTGCTGGCTATCTGGGGTGGTGCGCAAAACGTGCCTGCCTGGGAATCGGAGCGGGAGATGGAGCGGTTTATGGCGCTGTGTTTTCAGCATATGGCCGACATTGCCGAGCGGCTTGAACATTATCCTGAGCAATTTGAACCGGTATTTGGCACGCGTGAAATCGAAGGAAGTGAATTTACGATTGTTGAAGAGTGGTGTTTTGGCTATATGCGCGGCGTTGCGCTGGCCGACTGGTCATCGCTGCCGGAAACGTTGCGCCCTGAGCTTGATGCCATCGCCTTACATGGTCTGGAAGCTAACTTCGATAAACTGGATACGCTGACGCCGCAGGAGCGCGATCGCAGTATTGATAAGCTGGAGCCTGCGGCACTCAATCTGTTCGCTTACTGGTCTACCCATCAGATCCCCGCTCCGGCTACCCCGGTACAGCAGCCGTTACGGGCAGAAAAAACGGTTGGCCGCAACGATCCCTGTCCCTGCGGCAGCGGCAAAAAATTCAAGCAGTGCTGCCTGCATTAA